The genomic stretch CGGTGTCATTGACAGGATGCCTATCGAAGAAGGATTGGAAACAGGGATTAAAATAATAGATACTTGTTTGCCTATCGGCCGAGGTCAAAGGGAATTAATTATCGGTGACCGCATGTCCGGTAAAACCACCATTTCACTGGATACGATTCTTAACCAGAAAGGCAAAGACGTCACTTGCATATATTGCTGTATTGGCCGCAGCCACAGCTCGCTTTTAAAGATTATACAATTGTTGCAGGAACACAAAGCCATGGATTATACGATTGTCGTGGCGGCGACCGGCGCTGATTCGGCCAATGCGCAATATCTCGCCCCGTATACGGCCGCGGCGCTGGGCGAATATTTCATGTTCAATGGTAAACACGTTTTTGTTACCTTTGACGACTTAACACGCCACGCCTGGGCATGGCGCCAGGTGGCGCTTTTGATGGACCGCTCTCCCGGGCGCGAGGCGTATCCCGGAGATATTTTCTATACGCATTCGTCGCTTTTGGAAAGGGCCGGTAAATTAAATAAAGCCATGGGTGAAGGCTCGATGACTTTTTTCCCCATTGTTGAAACCCTCCAGGGAGATTTTTCCGGATATATCCAGACCAATCTTATTTCCATAACCGACGGGCAGGTTTACCTTTCCACACAGCTTTTCTTTGAAGGGTTCAAGCCGGCTATAGACTTGGGGCTATCGGTTTCCCGTATCGGCAGCAAGGCCCAGTGCCCGGCAATAAGGGACGTCAGCAAGATGTTGCGCCTGGAATATGTGCAATACCGCGATCTCCTTAAAATGACGCGTTTGCGGACCCGTTATTCGCCCGAAGTGGAAGCCAAACTAAAACGGGGCCAGATATTGACAACGCTTTTAACCCAGGATAAATCAAAGCCGTTATCGGTCGTGGAGGAAATTATCCTGTTTTATGCTTACAAAATACACATGTTGGATTTGTTATCACCTGAGGACATACAGCTTTTTAAAACCAATGCCTTGCAGGTGATTAAAGATAATTATCCTTATCTTGTGGCGACTCTTGAGAAAGACAAGAAATTGAACCCTGAAATTACGACACAGCTGGACAAGGCATTGATGGAATTAATGAAGCGCCTAAAAGCCAAAAAAGAGCAGGCGGTCTAATAAATAATTATGCGTTCCATTATAGAGCTGAAAAAAGACATATTGTTTAACCGCGAAATGGGCGAGTTGATTGACATTTTAAAGAAAACCGCCGTTTCGCAGTTCCAATCTTTGTTTAGCAGGAAAAAAACATTGACTATTCCGGAACGCTATTTGCATCTTATGGAAAGCATGTTTGATATGATTAATTTCACCCGGATACACCACCCGGCCTTGGTAAACCCCGTTGAAAACGTCATGTCCATTCTCATTACTTCAGACATGGGATTTCTGGGCGGGGTCAATTCGGCGATTATTGATGATGCCATGAGGAATATTAAGCGAAATGATAAAGTTGTTTTCTTTGTCATGGGCGAAAAAGGCAGGGATTACC from Planctomycetota bacterium encodes the following:
- a CDS encoding F0F1 ATP synthase subunit alpha, which codes for METSQNALRHNGLIEIKETGIVKDIRQGIARIEGFPSCIFGQIVRFSGGAKGIVIGFNEKDVMVLVLGDGTSVRSGEEISSQVEPFRVPVGTNFVGRVVNALAEPIDRRGSIESSDYYPLFREAVGVIDRMPIEEGLETGIKIIDTCLPIGRGQRELIIGDRMSGKTTISLDTILNQKGKDVTCIYCCIGRSHSSLLKIIQLLQEHKAMDYTIVVAATGADSANAQYLAPYTAAALGEYFMFNGKHVFVTFDDLTRHAWAWRQVALLMDRSPGREAYPGDIFYTHSSLLERAGKLNKAMGEGSMTFFPIVETLQGDFSGYIQTNLISITDGQVYLSTQLFFEGFKPAIDLGLSVSRIGSKAQCPAIRDVSKMLRLEYVQYRDLLKMTRLRTRYSPEVEAKLKRGQILTTLLTQDKSKPLSVVEEIILFYAYKIHMLDLLSPEDIQLFKTNALQVIKDNYPYLVATLEKDKKLNPEITTQLDKALMELMKRLKAKKEQAV